The following are encoded together in the Coffea arabica cultivar ET-39 chromosome 1c, Coffea Arabica ET-39 HiFi, whole genome shotgun sequence genome:
- the LOC113724152 gene encoding uncharacterized protein isoform X1, with amino-acid sequence MDEFEFRRILELFPIVRPRDYCLDVESSGQSTSRSKGNKKVTKLLDGDGKDQYSPLQSHDSFWDKLKSAAEKKFFLLLKAFLNHVDCDTNCDDCEQRKQFLEFLFLFRLLLINHKYNFIGQDNVHKCMCLELGLS; translated from the exons ATGGATGAGTTTGAATTTCGACGTATTCTTGAGCTCTTCCCAATTGTCCGACCTCGTGATTATTGC CTTGATGTGGAATCTTCGGGGCAATCAACTTCTCGGTCTAAAGGGAATAAGAAG GTAACTAAACTGCTGGATGGGGACGGAAAAGATCAGTATAGTCCACTTCAGAGCCATG ATTCATTCTGGGACAAATTGAAGTCGGCTGCTGAGAAGAAG TTTTTTCTGCTCCTGAAGGCATTCTTGAACCATGTCGATTGTGATACAAATTGTGATGATTGTGAACAACGTAaacaatttctggaatttcttttcctttttcgtttACTCCTCATAAATCATAAGTATAATTTTATTGGTCAAGATAATGTTCATAAATGTATGTGTCTTGAGTTGGGCTTAAGTTAA